A genome region from Syntrophaceae bacterium includes the following:
- a CDS encoding YggT family protein, which translates to MFLVANFIEAFARILDVALSLYTWVIIIRALLSWVNPDPYNPIVQFLYRATEPVLRPVRRWLPFGNIGIDLSPVIVIAAIMFLQYFLVPSLIQMAFKLRS; encoded by the coding sequence ATGTTCCTTGTGGCCAATTTTATAGAGGCCTTTGCCAGGATCCTTGACGTGGCGCTGAGCCTCTATACCTGGGTGATCATCATCCGGGCCCTTCTGTCCTGGGTGAACCCCGACCCCTACAACCCCATTGTCCAGTTCCTCTACCGGGCAACGGAGCCGGTCCTGCGGCCGGTGAGGCGGTGGCTGCCCTTCGGAAACATCGGTATCGACCTGTCGCCCGTCATCGTCATCGCGGCGATCATGTTTCTGCAGTATTTCCTGGTCCCGAGCCTGATCCAGATGGCGTTCAAGCTCCGGTCCTGA
- a CDS encoding DivIVA domain-containing protein translates to MKISPKDIRQRQFKKGFTGYDPEEVGSYMKAIAAELERQIEQNARLTELIADLEKKLTVLKVKKIFGGKEKGEDLPPEVKKDVEQILADAKAKAEEMVNAAKAESDALRAKIKEDTAREFEKQYGQMLEEARAHQLKTQLLQLQAEENYNNTVAQAKAKAEELVREATARRDELAARIREEYRAEAERLMAEARARAAKMLEEARSEAAALGSAMSLEGAQQQASEIIDEARARAKEIVGAAGREAEALAARQMETARKEIDRAKADAEQILKKAREEAAVLKETQRAELAGEIEQKARALLAEAQAQAEKIVKDAESKAKDIEPKAAELLSGARAQAEKILKDAETAASELKRRQEEVLVKELKAKRQEMVSQAQAEAESILKKAREEAENLKSRQKEQPREDDPLAKELIADAQKRAEKIVKDAEAQAAELMARQQEIVEKTFEEKRKELFDQAKADAERAVVEARKEAEAIRARMKAEAVDAAHKEYKAILEKAGADADALLKDAGGLLAAQGKAKEAEKKAAELLEEAKKKADDIINRAMIEAEAHRAKLQEDLAKEAERKTKDMLAQAQAQTEQLLAAARAEAENQSRKWKEEALKDAEKKGRDLIAQAQAQTEQLLAAARAEAENQSRKWKEEALKDAEKKGRDLIAQAQAQAEKILNEAAAQATAQKGKLEEENRKALEALLADAKARAEKILKEAESQAAALKARLAEEGRKEQERIIAEAKAQADEYLKKAQAETDQDKAKKAAEGQAAGQNLQALRNEVEILTEEIEKLKNLKAWHEKDFFSFLTFNLELLETWKKGLDIPIPVNTGRSEADNLRGEIKKLSNIKNQLEKYFESFMDFNQKLLEAMKKGSADWDGMQ, encoded by the coding sequence GTGAAGATTTCCCCGAAAGACATCCGGCAGCGGCAGTTCAAGAAGGGCTTCACGGGATACGACCCCGAGGAGGTCGGCTCCTACATGAAGGCCATCGCCGCCGAGCTGGAGCGGCAGATCGAGCAGAACGCGCGCCTCACGGAGCTCATCGCCGACCTGGAGAAGAAGCTCACCGTCCTGAAGGTCAAGAAGATCTTCGGCGGCAAGGAAAAGGGCGAGGACCTCCCGCCCGAGGTCAAGAAAGACGTCGAGCAGATCCTCGCCGACGCGAAGGCCAAGGCCGAGGAGATGGTCAACGCGGCGAAGGCCGAGTCCGACGCGCTACGGGCCAAGATCAAGGAGGATACCGCCAGGGAGTTCGAGAAGCAGTACGGGCAGATGCTCGAGGAGGCCCGCGCCCACCAGCTCAAGACCCAGCTGCTGCAGCTCCAGGCCGAGGAAAACTACAACAACACCGTCGCCCAGGCAAAGGCGAAGGCCGAGGAACTCGTCAGGGAAGCCACGGCGAGACGCGACGAGCTCGCGGCCCGGATCCGCGAGGAGTACCGCGCCGAGGCGGAGAGGCTCATGGCCGAGGCGAGGGCCCGGGCGGCGAAAATGCTGGAGGAGGCCCGCAGCGAGGCTGCCGCGCTCGGGTCGGCGATGAGCCTGGAAGGGGCCCAGCAGCAGGCAAGCGAGATCATCGACGAGGCCAGGGCCCGGGCGAAGGAGATCGTCGGCGCGGCGGGCCGGGAGGCGGAGGCCCTTGCCGCCCGGCAGATGGAGACCGCCCGGAAGGAGATCGATCGGGCAAAGGCCGACGCCGAGCAGATCCTCAAGAAGGCCCGCGAAGAGGCCGCCGTCCTCAAGGAGACGCAGAGGGCGGAGCTGGCCGGGGAGATCGAGCAGAAGGCAAGAGCCCTGCTCGCCGAGGCGCAGGCCCAGGCCGAGAAGATCGTCAAGGACGCCGAGTCGAAGGCGAAGGACATCGAACCGAAGGCTGCGGAGCTTCTCTCCGGCGCCCGGGCCCAGGCCGAAAAGATCCTCAAGGACGCCGAAACGGCGGCCTCGGAACTCAAGAGACGGCAGGAAGAGGTCCTGGTCAAGGAACTCAAGGCGAAACGCCAGGAGATGGTCAGCCAGGCCCAGGCCGAGGCGGAGTCGATCCTCAAGAAGGCCCGGGAGGAGGCCGAAAATCTGAAAAGCCGGCAGAAGGAGCAGCCGCGGGAGGACGACCCGCTGGCCAAGGAGCTCATCGCCGACGCCCAGAAGCGGGCCGAGAAGATCGTCAAGGACGCCGAGGCCCAGGCGGCCGAGCTCATGGCCCGGCAGCAGGAGATCGTCGAGAAGACCTTCGAGGAGAAGCGCAAGGAGCTCTTCGACCAGGCCAAGGCCGACGCCGAGAGAGCCGTCGTCGAGGCCCGCAAGGAGGCCGAGGCGATCCGGGCGAGGATGAAGGCGGAGGCCGTCGACGCCGCGCACAAGGAGTACAAGGCCATCCTGGAAAAGGCCGGGGCCGACGCCGATGCGCTCCTGAAGGACGCCGGTGGGCTCCTGGCGGCGCAGGGCAAGGCCAAGGAAGCGGAAAAGAAAGCGGCCGAGCTTCTCGAGGAGGCGAAGAAAAAGGCCGACGACATCATCAACCGCGCCATGATCGAGGCGGAGGCCCACCGGGCGAAGCTGCAGGAGGACCTGGCGAAGGAAGCGGAGAGGAAAACGAAGGACATGCTTGCCCAGGCGCAGGCGCAGACCGAGCAGCTCCTTGCCGCAGCAAGGGCCGAGGCGGAGAACCAGAGCCGCAAGTGGAAGGAAGAGGCCCTGAAGGACGCCGAGAAGAAGGGCCGGGATCTCATCGCCCAGGCGCAGGCCCAGACCGAGCAGCTCCTCGCTGCAGCAAGGGCCGAGGCGGAGAACCAAAGCCGCAAGTGGAAGGAAGAGGCCCTGAAGGACGCCGAGAAGAAGGGCCGCGATCTCATCGCCCAGGCGCAGGCCCAGGCCGAGAAGATCCTCAACGAGGCCGCCGCACAGGCGACGGCCCAGAAGGGAAAGCTCGAGGAGGAAAACAGGAAGGCCCTCGAGGCGCTGCTCGCAGACGCGAAGGCCAGGGCCGAAAAGATTCTCAAGGAGGCCGAGAGCCAGGCGGCGGCGCTGAAGGCCAGGCTCGCCGAGGAGGGCAGGAAGGAGCAGGAGCGGATCATCGCCGAGGCGAAGGCCCAGGCCGACGAGTACCTGAAAAAGGCACAGGCCGAGACCGACCAGGACAAGGCGAAGAAGGCCGCCGAGGGTCAGGCGGCGGGGCAGAACCTCCAGGCCCTCCGCAACGAGGTCGAGATCCTCACCGAGGAGATCGAGAAGCTCAAGAACCTCAAGGCCTGGCACGAGAAGGACTTCTTCTCGTTCCTCACCTTCAACCTCGAACTGCTCGAGACCTGGAAGAAGGGCCTCGACATCCCCATCCCCGTCAACACGGGCCGCTCCGAGGCGGACAACCTCCGCGGCGAGATCAAGAAGCTCTCCAACATCAAGAACCAGCTCGAGAAGTACTTCGAGTCCTTCATGGACTTCAACCAAAAACTGCTCGAGGCGATGAAGAAGGGGAGCGCCGACTGGGACGGCATGCAGTAA
- a CDS encoding threonylcarbamoyl-AMP synthase, which yields MLLSINEKNPQIRLIRKAVEVLRNGGIIVYPTDTVYGIGCDLYNKRAIEKIYEIKRRSQKQPFSFICADLRDISQYAIVSNYAYKTMKRLLPGPYTFILPASRLVPKILMTKRQTTGIRVPANEICLSLVRELGHPIISTSASTDKDEILSDPEEIRKRYGHAVELILDAGILASEKSSIISLVDDVPEVIRAGKGDVSEFL from the coding sequence ATGCTCCTGTCCATCAACGAGAAGAACCCGCAGATCCGGCTGATCCGCAAGGCCGTCGAGGTGCTGCGCAACGGGGGGATCATCGTCTACCCCACGGACACGGTCTACGGAATCGGCTGCGACCTCTACAACAAGCGGGCGATCGAGAAGATTTACGAGATCAAGCGCCGCAGCCAGAAGCAGCCCTTCAGCTTCATCTGTGCCGACCTGAGGGACATCAGCCAGTACGCCATCGTCTCCAATTACGCCTACAAGACCATGAAGAGGCTGTTGCCGGGGCCCTACACGTTCATCCTGCCCGCGTCGCGTCTCGTCCCGAAGATCCTCATGACGAAGCGCCAGACGACGGGCATCCGGGTCCCCGCGAACGAAATCTGTCTGTCGCTCGTGCGCGAGCTGGGCCACCCCATCATCAGCACCAGCGCCTCGACGGACAAGGACGAAATCCTGAGCGACCCGGAGGAGATCCGGAAGCGCTACGGGCACGCCGTGGAACTCATCCTCGACGCGGGCATTCTCGCATCGGAGAAGTCCAGCATCATCAGCCTCGTGGACGACGTCCCCGAGGTGATACGCGCCGGGAAGGGCGACGTGAGCGAGTTTCTGTGA
- a CDS encoding nucleotidyltransferase family protein, whose amino-acid sequence MQTKIRISIPADEINSFCKRNHIRKLSFFGSVLRDDFKPTSDVDVLVEFEPGQTVGFFRLAEMEMELSSILGRKVDLRTPMELSRYFRQDVLDSAKVAYAEG is encoded by the coding sequence ATGCAAACAAAGATTCGCATATCCATCCCGGCAGACGAGATCAACTCATTCTGCAAGAGAAATCACATTCGCAAACTTTCCTTCTTCGGCTCCGTTCTCAGGGATGATTTCAAGCCTACGAGCGACGTCGACGTGCTGGTGGAATTCGAGCCGGGGCAGACCGTAGGTTTCTTCCGTCTTGCTGAAATGGAAATGGAACTATCCAGCATCCTGGGGCGCAAGGTGGATCTGCGGACGCCGATGGAGTTAAGCCGATATTTCCGACAGGACGTTCTTGATAGTGCAAAGGTCGCATATGCTGAAGGCTGA
- the murJ gene encoding murein biosynthesis integral membrane protein MurJ — MEPIQPTHETENRRVAKAAGVVGSATMLSRVFGFIRDVVVARYFGAGLATDAFFVAFRIPNLLRRLFAEGSLTIAFVPVFTEYLKTKSREEAYELAQVAFTLLSAILVVVSVAGVLLSPAIVTLMAPGFRAAPDKYALTVLLTRIMFPYIFFIALVALCMGILNSLRHFATPALSPVILNLCMIAAALTLRDFFAEPIVALAVGVMIGGFLQLAVQLPVLFRLGVTLRPDFRFGHEGVRRIGVLMLPAAFGAAVYQINIFISTLLASFLPEGSVSFLYYADRIVELPLGIFGIAIGTAALPSFSDQVARGQYGEMKRTISFSLRLMLFITVPAMVGIIALQEPIISVLFQRGEFDPRSAVLTAQALFWYTVGLWAFSTIRVVVAAFYALQDTKTPVQIAVVALVVNTVCSVALMFPMQHNGLAFATSIASAVNVLTLGWLLKKRIGAFLDAAFWGSVARVAAAAAVMWVAVALTTHALGWDVTAPFRQRLTVLAAGIAIGIAVFSACAVALRCPEMTTLAGMVRRRLGRR, encoded by the coding sequence ATGGAACCCATCCAGCCCACCCATGAAACCGAGAACCGCCGCGTTGCGAAAGCCGCGGGCGTGGTGGGATCGGCCACGATGCTCTCCCGCGTGTTCGGGTTCATCCGCGACGTCGTCGTTGCCCGCTACTTCGGCGCGGGGCTTGCCACCGACGCCTTCTTCGTCGCCTTCCGCATCCCGAACCTGCTGCGGCGCCTCTTCGCCGAGGGCTCGCTCACCATCGCCTTCGTGCCGGTCTTCACCGAGTACCTCAAGACGAAATCCCGCGAGGAGGCCTACGAGCTGGCCCAGGTGGCCTTCACGCTCCTGTCGGCCATCTTGGTCGTCGTCTCGGTCGCGGGCGTGCTGCTCTCGCCCGCCATCGTCACCCTGATGGCCCCGGGCTTCCGGGCCGCACCGGACAAGTACGCCCTCACGGTGCTCCTGACGCGCATCATGTTCCCCTACATCTTCTTCATCGCCCTGGTGGCCCTGTGCATGGGGATCCTCAACTCACTGCGGCACTTCGCCACGCCCGCCCTGTCGCCCGTCATCCTGAACCTCTGCATGATCGCGGCGGCACTCACCCTGCGGGATTTTTTCGCCGAGCCCATCGTGGCGCTGGCCGTCGGGGTCATGATCGGTGGGTTTTTGCAGCTCGCCGTGCAGCTGCCCGTGCTCTTCCGGCTGGGGGTTACTCTCAGGCCCGATTTCCGGTTCGGGCACGAGGGCGTGCGCCGCATCGGGGTGCTCATGCTGCCCGCGGCCTTCGGCGCCGCCGTTTACCAGATCAACATCTTCATCAGCACGCTGCTGGCCTCGTTCCTGCCCGAGGGCAGCGTCTCCTTTCTCTACTACGCCGACCGCATCGTGGAGCTGCCCCTGGGGATCTTCGGCATCGCAATCGGCACGGCGGCCCTGCCGAGCTTCTCCGACCAGGTGGCCCGCGGGCAGTACGGCGAGATGAAGCGGACGATCTCCTTCTCACTGCGCCTCATGCTCTTCATCACCGTCCCCGCCATGGTCGGGATCATCGCCCTGCAGGAGCCCATCATCTCGGTGCTGTTCCAGCGCGGCGAGTTCGACCCGCGCTCGGCGGTGCTCACGGCGCAGGCCCTCTTCTGGTACACGGTGGGCCTCTGGGCCTTCTCCACCATCCGCGTCGTCGTGGCCGCCTTCTATGCCCTGCAGGACACGAAGACCCCCGTCCAGATCGCCGTCGTGGCCCTCGTCGTCAACACCGTGTGCAGCGTGGCCCTCATGTTCCCCATGCAGCACAACGGCCTTGCCTTCGCCACCTCCATCGCCTCGGCCGTCAACGTCCTCACGCTGGGCTGGCTGCTGAAGAAGCGGATCGGGGCGTTTCTCGACGCCGCGTTCTGGGGTTCCGTAGCCCGCGTCGCTGCCGCGGCCGCCGTCATGTGGGTCGCCGTGGCCCTGACCACGCACGCCCTGGGCTGGGACGTGACGGCGCCCTTCCGGCAGCGCCTCACGGTTCTCGCGGCGGGGATCGCCATCGGGATCGCCGTTTTTTCAGCCTGCGCCGTCGCCCTTCGCTGCCCGGAGATGACGACGCTCGCCGGCATGGTCCGCCGCAGGCTCGGCCGCCGCTAG
- the proC gene encoding pyrroline-5-carboxylate reductase — MMKAKKIVVIGGGKMGEVIAGGILKAGLAQPAGVTVTDIVPDRLAYLKGKYAVGVTDDNRKAAREADIVILAVKPQGMGDVLKELAPVIDRKKLVISIAAGIPIRFIAEHLKKDVPIVRVMPNTPALVGEGAAALAAGDAASGADLAAAREIFDALGLTVVVKEDLMDTVTGLSGSGPAYGFIVIDALSDGGVLMGLPRDVAVKLAAQTLLGAARLVLDSGKHPGELRDMVTSPGGTTIAGIQALEEGGLRSALISAVEAATLRSRELGKGK; from the coding sequence ATCATGAAGGCAAAGAAGATTGTCGTCATCGGCGGGGGGAAGATGGGGGAGGTCATTGCCGGCGGCATCCTCAAGGCCGGCCTGGCCCAGCCCGCGGGCGTGACCGTGACCGACATCGTTCCCGACCGGCTTGCCTACCTGAAGGGCAAGTACGCCGTCGGCGTGACGGATGACAACCGCAAGGCCGCCCGGGAAGCCGACATCGTCATCCTGGCCGTCAAGCCGCAGGGCATGGGCGATGTGCTCAAGGAGCTGGCGCCCGTGATCGACCGCAAGAAGCTCGTCATCTCGATCGCCGCGGGCATCCCCATCCGCTTCATCGCCGAGCACCTCAAGAAGGACGTGCCCATCGTACGGGTCATGCCCAACACGCCGGCCCTCGTCGGCGAGGGGGCGGCGGCGCTGGCGGCCGGCGATGCGGCCTCCGGGGCCGACCTGGCGGCGGCGCGGGAGATCTTCGACGCCCTCGGCCTGACGGTCGTCGTCAAGGAAGACCTCATGGACACGGTGACGGGGCTCTCCGGCAGCGGCCCGGCCTACGGGTTCATCGTCATCGACGCCCTGTCCGACGGGGGCGTGCTCATGGGCCTGCCCCGGGACGTGGCCGTGAAGCTGGCGGCCCAGACCCTCCTCGGGGCGGCCAGGCTGGTTCTCGACAGCGGCAAGCATCCCGGCGAGCTGCGGGACATGGTGACCTCGCCCGGCGGGACGACGATCGCCGGCATCCAGGCCCTGGAGGAGGGCGGGCTCCGCTCGGCCCTCATCTCGGCCGTCGAGGCGGCGACCCTGCGCTCGAGGGAGCTGGGGAAGGGGAAATAG
- the serS gene encoding serine--tRNA ligase: MLDIKFLRENTELVRRKMLERGQEIDFAPFINAEKRRRDILQEVEALRGERNKASKEIGALKKEKKDASELVARMASISERIKSLDAELAQVEADIQNFVMIVPNIQHDSVEYGTSSEDNPVVRHWGEKPVFDFEPKPHWDIGENLKILDFACGAKITGARFTVYRGWGARLERALFNYMLDLHTSQHTYTEVLTPFMVNKESMTGTGQLPKFEQDLFKIQGMDYYLIPTAEVPVTNIHRDEILSEKDLPIYYVAYSPCFRSEAGSYGKDTRGLIRQHQFNKVELVKFTTPETSYDELEKLTLDAEDILKTLGLHFRTVSLCTADLGFSSAKTYDLEVWLPGQNVYREISSCSNFEDFQARRASIRFRREGTGKVEFVHTLNGSGLAVGRTVVAILENYQQRDGSVVIPEPLRPYMKGIDRIPAGG, from the coding sequence ATGCTGGACATCAAATTCCTTCGCGAGAACACCGAACTCGTCCGCCGCAAGATGCTCGAGCGCGGCCAGGAGATCGACTTTGCGCCCTTCATCAACGCCGAGAAGCGCCGCCGTGACATCCTCCAGGAGGTCGAGGCCCTTCGGGGCGAGCGCAACAAGGCCTCCAAGGAAATCGGGGCCCTGAAGAAGGAAAAGAAGGACGCCTCGGAGCTCGTCGCAAGGATGGCAAGCATCTCCGAGCGGATCAAAAGCCTCGACGCGGAGCTCGCCCAGGTGGAGGCCGACATCCAGAACTTCGTCATGATCGTCCCCAACATCCAGCACGACTCCGTCGAGTACGGCACCAGCTCCGAGGACAACCCGGTCGTGCGCCACTGGGGCGAAAAGCCCGTCTTCGACTTCGAGCCCAAGCCCCACTGGGACATCGGCGAGAACCTGAAAATCCTCGACTTCGCCTGCGGCGCGAAGATCACGGGGGCGCGCTTCACCGTCTACAGGGGCTGGGGCGCCAGGCTCGAGCGGGCCCTCTTCAACTACATGCTCGACCTGCACACCTCCCAGCACACCTACACGGAGGTCCTCACGCCCTTCATGGTCAACAAGGAGAGCATGACCGGAACGGGGCAGCTGCCGAAGTTCGAACAGGACCTCTTCAAGATCCAGGGCATGGACTACTACCTCATCCCCACGGCCGAGGTGCCCGTGACGAACATCCACCGCGACGAGATCCTCAGCGAGAAGGACCTGCCCATTTACTACGTGGCCTACTCGCCCTGCTTCCGCAGCGAGGCGGGCTCCTACGGCAAGGACACCCGCGGCCTGATCCGCCAGCACCAGTTCAACAAGGTGGAGCTCGTGAAGTTCACGACCCCCGAGACCTCCTACGACGAACTCGAGAAGCTCACCCTCGACGCCGAGGACATCCTCAAGACCCTGGGCCTGCACTTCCGCACGGTGAGCCTCTGCACGGCCGACCTGGGCTTCTCCTCGGCCAAGACCTACGACCTCGAGGTGTGGCTGCCCGGCCAGAACGTCTACCGCGAGATCTCCTCGTGCAGCAACTTCGAGGACTTCCAGGCCCGCCGGGCCTCGATCCGCTTCCGGCGGGAGGGCACCGGCAAGGTGGAGTTCGTCCACACCCTCAACGGCTCGGGCCTTGCCGTGGGCCGGACGGTCGTGGCCATTCTCGAGAACTACCAGCAGAGGGACGGCAGCGTCGTCATTCCCGAACCCCTGCGGCCCTACATGAAAGGCATTGACAGAATACCCGCCGGCGGGTAA
- a CDS encoding Rne/Rng family ribonuclease, protein MKKIMLINAVDQELSRMAVLESGKLVEYNIQMSAREPITGNIYKAVVLKVERGLQAAFVDYGAKKHGFLPLHDVSPEYFRTEDEGGEEGHRHRRPHLKSGQEILVQVVREEKDHKGAMLTTYISLPGRYIVLMPNRQSTGISRKIDDDESRKNLMALMEQIAAEDRVGFIVRTAGMNRTKQELSRDYYVLLKIWRDIEKKAKEVQAPALIHQEGDFGVRSLRDYFTSDIQEILVDDLETYRKMRAYINTVAPRNVKMIKLYQEKTPLFDRYHLEPQIDAIYKERVELKSGGYLIINPTEAMITIDVNSGRASDRRDVEETAFRANLEAAEEIARQLRLRDLGGLIVIDFIDMKDRKHIAEVEKAFKKALSLDRARTQISRISKFGMMELSRQRKKSNIQEISHITCPHCKGAGMRPSLEYAALSTFRKIRLNVLKGTYSSVRITLPHEIANYLLNQKRSDIVELENAHNVSIHISGNPDMLWEEAKFEFVEREHIPLPAPEAEEEKGDEAKAEGAPGEAGRGTRKRRSRRGRRRSGERREDQERDAEQAPAEAQPAPEPKPEEPARQEPQDEKKSGGGIITRIYDIFKF, encoded by the coding sequence ATGAAGAAGATCATGCTCATCAACGCCGTGGACCAGGAGCTGAGCCGGATGGCCGTCCTCGAGAGCGGCAAGCTCGTGGAGTACAACATCCAGATGTCGGCCCGCGAGCCCATCACGGGGAACATCTACAAGGCGGTGGTTCTCAAGGTGGAGCGGGGCCTCCAGGCGGCCTTCGTGGACTACGGGGCCAAGAAGCACGGCTTTCTGCCCCTGCACGACGTGAGCCCCGAGTACTTCCGCACCGAGGACGAGGGCGGGGAGGAGGGCCACCGGCACCGCCGGCCGCACCTCAAGAGCGGCCAGGAGATCCTCGTCCAGGTGGTCCGCGAGGAGAAGGACCACAAGGGCGCGATGCTGACGACCTACATCTCGCTGCCCGGCCGCTACATCGTCCTGATGCCGAACCGGCAGAGCACGGGCATCTCCCGCAAGATCGACGACGACGAGTCGCGCAAGAACCTCATGGCGCTCATGGAGCAGATCGCGGCCGAGGACCGCGTGGGCTTCATCGTGCGCACGGCGGGGATGAACCGCACCAAGCAGGAGCTCTCGCGGGACTACTACGTGCTGCTCAAGATCTGGCGGGACATCGAGAAGAAGGCCAAGGAGGTCCAGGCCCCGGCGCTGATCCACCAGGAGGGCGACTTCGGCGTGCGCTCGCTGCGCGACTACTTTACCAGCGATATCCAGGAGATCCTCGTGGACGACCTGGAGACGTACCGCAAGATGCGCGCCTACATCAACACGGTGGCGCCCCGCAACGTGAAGATGATCAAGCTCTACCAGGAAAAGACGCCGCTGTTCGACCGCTACCACCTGGAGCCGCAGATCGACGCCATCTACAAGGAGCGGGTCGAGCTCAAGAGCGGCGGCTACCTCATCATCAACCCCACGGAAGCGATGATCACGATCGACGTCAACTCGGGAAGGGCCTCGGACCGCCGCGACGTCGAGGAGACCGCCTTCCGGGCCAACCTCGAGGCGGCCGAGGAGATCGCCCGGCAGCTGCGGCTGCGCGACCTCGGGGGCCTCATCGTCATCGACTTCATCGACATGAAGGACCGCAAGCACATCGCCGAGGTCGAGAAGGCCTTCAAGAAGGCCCTGAGCCTCGACCGCGCCCGGACCCAGATCTCGCGCATCTCCAAGTTCGGGATGATGGAGCTCTCCCGCCAGCGCAAGAAGTCCAACATCCAGGAGATCAGCCACATCACGTGCCCGCACTGCAAGGGCGCCGGCATGCGGCCCTCGCTGGAGTATGCGGCCCTGAGCACCTTCCGCAAGATCCGCCTCAACGTCCTGAAGGGCACCTACTCGAGCGTCCGGATCACGCTGCCCCACGAGATCGCCAACTACCTCCTGAACCAGAAGCGCAGCGACATCGTGGAGCTCGAGAACGCCCACAACGTCTCGATCCACATCTCCGGCAACCCCGACATGCTCTGGGAGGAGGCGAAGTTCGAGTTCGTCGAGCGCGAGCACATCCCGCTGCCCGCCCCGGAGGCCGAGGAGGAAAAGGGCGATGAGGCGAAGGCCGAGGGTGCGCCCGGCGAGGCGGGCCGGGGGACGCGAAAGAGGCGCTCGCGGCGCGGGCGCCGCCGGTCCGGCGAGCGGAGGGAGGACCAGGAGCGGGATGCGGAGCAGGCCCCCGCGGAGGCGCAGCCGGCCCCCGAGCCCAAGCCCGAGGAGCCCGCGCGCCAGGAGCCGCAGGATGAGAAGAAGTCCGGCGGCGGGATCATCACGAGGATTTACGACATCTTCAAGTTCTAG
- a CDS encoding YggU family protein has product MIAIKETAAGVQFAVRVVPGASRNEVAGVQDDALKVRLAAPAVEGKANRACIDFLAGLLGVRRSSLAIASGEKSRKKTVAVEGISRRELEARLEDLLGG; this is encoded by the coding sequence ATGATCGCGATCAAGGAAACAGCCGCCGGCGTGCAGTTTGCCGTCCGCGTGGTCCCCGGGGCCTCGAGGAACGAGGTGGCGGGCGTGCAGGACGATGCCCTGAAGGTACGCCTCGCGGCCCCCGCCGTCGAGGGGAAGGCCAACCGGGCCTGTATCGATTTCCTGGCCGGCCTGCTCGGCGTGCGCCGCTCGTCCCTCGCCATCGCCTCGGGCGAGAAGTCCCGCAAGAAGACCGTCGCCGTCGAGGGGATCTCCCGCCGGGAGCTGGAGGCACGCCTGGAGGACCTCCTGGGGGGCTGA
- a CDS encoding glycine zipper family protein, whose amino-acid sequence MEDWAARDPKRRATMQKKKLIFLTALVLVVMAAQHAAAQHLNFIIYPARGQSQQQLQQDRIECQTWATQQTGFDPLAMPTATAPPPPGAQGSAVGGAVRGGAVGAATGLAIGSLSGDAGRGAATGAIAGGVFGGLSSHSRQQDAQRAQQQWANQQASQHMQQRNAFDRAFTACMTGRGYTVH is encoded by the coding sequence ATGGAAGATTGGGCAGCACGAGATCCCAAAAGGAGGGCGACCATGCAAAAGAAGAAGTTGATTTTCCTGACGGCGTTGGTTCTCGTCGTCATGGCAGCGCAGCATGCCGCGGCGCAGCATCTAAACTTTATCATCTACCCCGCCAGGGGACAGAGCCAACAGCAGTTGCAGCAGGACAGGATTGAATGCCAGACCTGGGCCACGCAACAGACCGGTTTCGATCCCCTCGCGATGCCTACGGCCACGGCGCCGCCACCGCCTGGTGCCCAGGGAAGCGCCGTCGGCGGCGCCGTCAGAGGCGGTGCCGTCGGTGCGGCCACCGGCCTGGCGATCGGGTCACTCTCCGGCGATGCGGGCCGTGGGGCGGCCACGGGGGCCATCGCGGGCGGCGTGTTCGGCGGGTTGAGCTCCCATTCGCGGCAGCAGGACGCCCAGCGGGCACAGCAGCAGTGGGCCAACCAGCAGGCCTCGCAGCACATGCAGCAGCGCAACGCGTTCGACCGGGCCTTCACCGCGTGTATGACCGGCAGGGGCTATACGGTGCACTAG